Proteins encoded together in one Otariodibacter oris window:
- the upp gene encoding uracil phosphoribosyltransferase, whose amino-acid sequence MKIVEVKHPLVKHKLGLMRAADVNTKNFRELATEVGSLLTYEATADLETEKVTIDGWNGPVEIDRIKGKKVTVVPILRAGLGMMDGVLEHMPSARISVVGMYRNEETLEPVPYFTKLANDVEERLAIIVDPMLATGGSMIATIDLLKNAGCKNIKVLVLVAAPEGIKALEAAHPDIELYTASIDSHLNENGYIIPGLGDAGDKIFGTK is encoded by the coding sequence ATGAAAATTGTTGAAGTTAAACACCCGCTTGTAAAACATAAACTTGGTTTAATGCGTGCCGCCGATGTAAATACAAAAAATTTCCGTGAATTAGCAACTGAGGTTGGTAGCTTACTCACTTATGAAGCAACAGCCGATTTAGAAACTGAAAAAGTAACAATTGATGGATGGAATGGCCCAGTTGAAATTGATCGTATCAAGGGTAAAAAAGTTACTGTTGTTCCGATTTTACGTGCTGGTTTAGGGATGATGGATGGCGTGCTTGAACATATGCCAAGCGCAAGAATCAGTGTTGTAGGGATGTATCGTAATGAAGAAACCCTTGAACCTGTGCCATACTTCACTAAATTAGCCAACGATGTTGAAGAACGTCTTGCAATTATTGTTGACCCAATGTTAGCAACAGGCGGTTCAATGATAGCAACGATCGATTTACTCAAAAATGCAGGATGTAAAAATATTAAAGTATTGGTGCTTGTAGCTGCACCAGAAGGGATTAAAGCATTAGAAGCCGCTCATCCTGATATAGAGCTTTATACAGCCTCAATAGATAGCCACTTAAACGAAAACGGATATATTATTCCAGGTTTAGGTGATGCGGGTGATAAGATTTTCGGTACAAAATAA
- a CDS encoding TPM domain-containing protein, with protein MIKRYYHLILSLVLICFSTLSWADYPSVPDPFRYVTDYTQTLSPQDKQTLENALVDYGTKTSSQIAVVIIASTEGEAISSYTHNLFNQWGIGRKKENNGVLLLVAKNDRKLFIATGRGLEGALPDAIASSIIRNDITPYFKENRYAEGIAKGLSSIIAATQGEYQPLVEQDENEPNDFLTFILFAIIIFFIFGISNRRNGVYISSGDLGRVIRHSSRSGGFGHSRGGFGGGSHGGGFGGGSSGGGGAGGSW; from the coding sequence ATGATAAAACGATATTACCACTTAATACTTTCCTTAGTACTCATCTGTTTTTCTACATTGAGTTGGGCAGACTATCCTAGCGTACCTGATCCTTTCCGTTATGTAACAGATTACACTCAAACGTTAAGCCCACAAGATAAACAGACATTAGAAAATGCGTTAGTGGATTATGGCACTAAAACCAGTTCACAAATTGCAGTTGTGATTATCGCAAGCACAGAAGGCGAAGCCATTTCAAGTTACACTCATAATTTATTTAACCAATGGGGCATTGGACGAAAAAAAGAGAATAATGGCGTGTTACTTTTGGTTGCAAAGAATGATCGCAAATTATTTATTGCTACAGGTCGAGGCTTAGAAGGTGCATTACCCGATGCAATCGCTTCCTCAATTATTCGTAATGATATTACCCCTTACTTTAAGGAAAATCGTTATGCGGAAGGGATTGCCAAAGGTTTATCATCTATCATTGCTGCAACTCAGGGAGAATATCAACCACTTGTAGAACAAGATGAAAATGAGCCAAATGATTTTTTAACGTTTATCTTATTTGCCATAATTATTTTCTTTATTTTTGGAATCTCTAATAGAAGAAATGGTGTTTATATCAGCTCAGGTGATTTAGGTAGAGTGATACGCCATTCAAGTCGAAGTGGTGGTTTTGGTCATAGTCGCGGAGGTTTTGGCGGAGGTAGCCATGGTGGTGGTTTCGGTGGTGGAAGCTCTGGCGGAGGCGGTGCTGGTGGAAGCTGGTAA
- a CDS encoding TPM domain-containing protein, whose translation MGLFDLVSKKLPIDTQQIEQAISHLETQTSAELRVVVERKAKSNSPIDRANQLFDELAMRETKDRNGVLIYLSFKPRLMAIVGDEGIHQKVGESFWESVYQAMKVDCQHGEFTLAICKGIEQVEQQLKSYFPIQKDDTNELPNEVVIK comes from the coding sequence ATGGGATTATTCGATCTTGTTAGCAAAAAATTACCCATTGACACACAACAAATTGAACAAGCGATTTCACATTTAGAAACGCAAACTTCAGCTGAATTGCGAGTGGTGGTGGAACGTAAGGCAAAATCTAATTCCCCAATTGATCGAGCCAATCAGCTATTTGATGAATTAGCCATGCGAGAAACAAAAGATCGCAATGGCGTATTAATTTATTTGTCTTTTAAACCTCGTTTAATGGCGATTGTGGGTGATGAGGGAATTCATCAAAAAGTGGGTGAAAGCTTTTGGGAATCTGTATATCAAGCTATGAAAGTAGATTGTCAGCATGGTGAATTTACCCTTGCAATTTGTAAGGGAATCGAGCAGGTTGAGCAACAACTTAAAAGTTATTTCCCTATTCAAAAAGATGACACCAATGAATTACCTAATGAGGTAGTAATCAAATGA
- a CDS encoding LemA family protein, producing MKKWTTLIIIAVILIIGGITLSSSYNSLVKAEESINSVWGNVESAYQRRADLIPNLVNTVKGQANFEQETLTQVIEARAKATQTHIDPSNATEEQLAQFQQAQQGLNSALSRLLVSVERYPELKAHEGFLNLQAQIEGTENRINVERNNFNNAVKEYNQKVRQVPTKFVALLFGFEAKPQFKAEAGSEKAPEVNFN from the coding sequence ATGAAAAAATGGACAACGCTCATTATTATTGCAGTTATTTTAATTATTGGTGGAATAACACTTAGTAGTAGCTATAACAGTTTAGTTAAAGCAGAAGAAAGCATTAATTCTGTGTGGGGAAATGTGGAATCGGCTTATCAACGTCGCGCAGATTTAATTCCAAATTTAGTCAATACAGTGAAAGGTCAAGCAAACTTTGAGCAAGAAACTTTAACACAAGTGATTGAGGCAAGAGCAAAAGCCACTCAAACCCATATTGATCCAAGTAATGCTACAGAAGAGCAATTAGCGCAATTCCAACAAGCTCAACAAGGTTTGAATTCAGCATTATCTCGTTTATTAGTCAGTGTGGAAAGATATCCAGAATTAAAAGCTCATGAGGGTTTCTTAAATTTACAAGCACAGATTGAAGGAACGGAGAACCGCATTAATGTAGAGCGTAATAATTTCAATAATGCAGTTAAAGAATATAATCAAAAAGTTCGTCAAGTACCGACAAAATTCGTGGCTTTATTATTTGGGTTTGAGGCTAAACCTCAATTTAAAGCGGAAGCCGGATCTGAAAAAGCACCTGAAGTAAATTTTAATTAA
- a CDS encoding TIGR01620 family protein, translating to MDKKIFSEEEQKETILQPKQEFSEETVESVELEEESKNVEAELIIEESLKPSRFWIRVLLGVLVLFCGAVVAQSIQWLIDTWMAHQWIYFAFSIVFFCISLTGIGTLIVEWNKLRWLRKHYQNQQMTQQWLVDKNNVSGEIATEFCQSVIQNLSQTPMIAQAEKRWKSQLDEGYNSQEVLYLFSQNVLIPLDSQAKKMISQSAIENMIIVAVSPLAIVDVLMMAWRNIALVNKITKVYGMELGYFSRLKLFRMVLTNMVFAGATEIMTDVGMEFFSQNLTAKLSMRAAQGMGAGLLTARLGVKAMEFCRPVAFTKNERPKIAEIRQELIGVLKDKIFNKSTEKEFEKV from the coding sequence ATGGATAAAAAAATATTTAGCGAAGAAGAACAAAAAGAGACTATTTTACAACCTAAGCAAGAGTTTTCTGAGGAGACAGTAGAGTCTGTTGAATTAGAAGAAGAGAGTAAGAATGTTGAGGCTGAACTGATTATTGAGGAAAGCTTAAAGCCGTCCCGCTTTTGGATCAGAGTGTTACTTGGTGTTTTAGTCTTGTTTTGTGGGGCTGTGGTTGCTCAATCTATCCAATGGTTAATCGATACTTGGATGGCTCATCAGTGGATTTATTTTGCTTTCTCAATTGTTTTTTTCTGTATTAGTTTAACGGGGATTGGCACTCTAATAGTTGAATGGAATAAGCTTCGTTGGTTACGTAAGCATTATCAAAATCAACAGATGACGCAACAGTGGTTAGTTGATAAAAACAATGTAAGCGGTGAGATTGCGACGGAATTTTGTCAATCTGTGATTCAAAACTTATCGCAAACGCCGATGATTGCTCAAGCTGAAAAACGTTGGAAAAGTCAATTAGATGAAGGGTATAACAGCCAAGAGGTACTTTATCTGTTTAGTCAGAATGTGTTAATTCCGCTGGATAGCCAAGCGAAAAAAATGATTAGTCAGAGTGCGATTGAAAATATGATCATTGTCGCAGTAAGCCCATTAGCGATTGTTGATGTATTAATGATGGCATGGCGTAATATTGCATTAGTAAATAAAATTACTAAAGTATATGGTATGGAATTAGGTTATTTTAGTCGCTTAAAACTCTTTAGAATGGTGCTTACCAATATGGTATTTGCGGGGGCAACTGAAATTATGACTGATGTAGGGATGGAATTTTTTTCGCAAAACCTCACTGCAAAATTATCTATGCGAGCGGCACAAGGAATGGGAGCAGGGTTACTCACAGCCAGATTAGGGGTTAAAGCGATGGAGTTTTGTCGTCCTGTGGCATTTACTAAAAATGAACGCCCTAAAATTGCTGAAATTAGACAAGAGCTCATAGGAGTATTAAAAGATAAAATATTTAATAAATCGACAGAAAAAGAATTTGAAAAAGTGTAG
- the dusC gene encoding tRNA dihydrouridine(16) synthase DusC: MQGVLDPFVRQLLTAVNDYDLCISEFVRVVDQKLPKKTFYRLCPELHQQGLTPSGTPVRVQILGQYPEWLAENADLAIQLGSHGIDLNCGCPSKTVNGSQGGASLLKNPELIYQATKAIRKAVPEDLPVSVKVRLGWDSDSSAFEIADAVQQGGATEITVHGRTKMDGYRAERINWKKIAEIRQQLTIPVVANGEIWDVDSAKKCVEVTACENVMIGRGALQVPNLSKVVKFAEPKMPWKQVLDLLYTYVQMENEHDDKGFYHIARIKQWLRYLDKEYPEASELFTLLRTEQGYEGLKNRLMEAKYG, from the coding sequence ATGCAAGGTGTATTAGATCCATTTGTTCGTCAGCTTTTAACGGCGGTGAATGATTACGATCTTTGTATTTCAGAATTTGTGCGTGTTGTCGATCAAAAATTACCCAAGAAAACTTTTTATCGTCTTTGCCCTGAATTGCATCAGCAAGGTTTAACGCCTTCTGGTACACCAGTAAGAGTGCAGATTCTAGGGCAATATCCCGAATGGTTGGCGGAAAATGCCGATCTTGCTATTCAGCTTGGTTCCCATGGTATTGATTTAAATTGTGGATGCCCCTCTAAAACAGTCAATGGGAGCCAAGGTGGAGCTTCACTTCTAAAAAATCCTGAGCTTATCTATCAAGCTACTAAAGCCATTAGAAAGGCTGTTCCTGAAGATTTGCCTGTTTCAGTTAAAGTTCGTTTAGGATGGGATTCAGATTCCTCTGCCTTTGAAATTGCAGATGCGGTGCAACAAGGTGGGGCAACGGAAATTACAGTTCACGGTCGAACCAAAATGGATGGCTATCGAGCAGAACGGATTAATTGGAAAAAAATTGCTGAGATTCGTCAACAACTCACAATTCCTGTTGTTGCAAATGGTGAAATTTGGGATGTAGATTCTGCAAAAAAATGTGTAGAAGTGACCGCTTGTGAGAATGTCATGATTGGGAGAGGTGCATTGCAAGTACCCAATTTAAGCAAAGTTGTAAAATTTGCTGAACCCAAAATGCCTTGGAAACAAGTGCTAGATTTGCTCTACACTTATGTTCAAATGGAAAATGAGCATGATGATAAAGGGTTTTATCATATTGCAAGAATTAAACAATGGCTACGCTATCTTGATAAAGAATATCCTGAAGCGAGTGAGTTATTTACATTATTGAGAACGGAACAAGGCTACGAAGGATTAAAAAATCGGCTTATGGAGGCAAAATATGGATAA
- a CDS encoding DUF2238 domain-containing protein: MQSRSHIVPLFLAIVVIIISVWSGLNPTDRDVWYAEVIPIFTVLGLLMLTYSRFQFSGLAYFLMSLWMIMHFIGAKYTFANVPFDWANVYLEPFLGEGRNHFDRVGHYVIGFYSFPMAEWLLRKRKCGLGVAFFFALFFIMSLAATYELIEWQYAVIEGGEAGVEFLGSQGDIWDAQKDILADTLGAITALIIYLIARPDLYLRRYH, from the coding sequence ATGCAATCTCGTTCTCATATTGTGCCATTATTTTTAGCAATTGTTGTTATCATTATTTCAGTATGGTCTGGATTAAATCCTACAGATAGAGATGTATGGTATGCTGAAGTTATCCCAATTTTTACTGTGTTGGGACTATTAATGTTAACTTATTCACGCTTTCAATTTAGTGGTTTAGCTTATTTTTTAATGTCTTTATGGATGATTATGCATTTTATTGGGGCAAAATATACATTTGCTAATGTGCCTTTTGATTGGGCAAATGTTTATTTAGAACCATTTCTTGGAGAAGGGCGTAATCATTTTGATAGGGTAGGGCATTACGTTATTGGATTCTATAGCTTCCCAATGGCAGAGTGGTTGTTGCGTAAACGCAAATGTGGTTTAGGTGTTGCTTTCTTTTTCGCCCTTTTCTTCATTATGTCGTTAGCGGCAACCTATGAGCTTATTGAATGGCAATATGCCGTGATTGAAGGTGGTGAAGCGGGTGTCGAATTTTTAGGATCACAAGGCGATATTTGGGATGCACAAAAGGATATATTAGCGGATACATTAGGTGCAATTACCGCATTGATTATCTATCTAATTGCTCGTCCTGATTTGTATTTACGTCGCTATCACTAG
- the djlA gene encoding co-chaperone DjlA: protein MQFIGKILGFFIGYKFLGGFFGGMLGLIIGHWADKKLYELGTVSSSIFGKALTRQSIFIQTTFAVLGHISKSKGRVTEDDIQLARGLMNQMKLDAQNQQLAQQAFTLGKDSNFPLRQVIKEFREACGQRRDLLRFFVEVQIQAALQDGTIDINEQKILFTIAESLGMSRFQFEQMLAMIAAAQRFRSGQYQYEQYSSQQDGNYQGRQSGYQQSYNKGPTLEDAYSVLGVNANSDQTTVKRAYRKLMNEHHPDKLVAKGLPPEMMEVAKEKAQQIQAAYDLICKAKGWK, encoded by the coding sequence ATGCAGTTTATTGGAAAAATTTTAGGGTTTTTCATTGGTTATAAGTTTTTAGGTGGTTTTTTTGGTGGAATGCTTGGTTTAATTATTGGACACTGGGCAGATAAAAAGCTATATGAATTAGGTACGGTTTCTTCTTCTATATTTGGAAAAGCATTAACTCGTCAGTCGATTTTTATTCAAACGACATTTGCTGTATTAGGACATATTTCTAAATCAAAAGGACGAGTGACTGAGGATGACATTCAACTGGCTCGTGGTTTAATGAATCAGATGAAATTAGATGCTCAAAATCAGCAACTTGCACAACAAGCTTTTACTTTAGGAAAGGATTCTAATTTCCCATTACGCCAAGTTATTAAGGAATTTAGAGAGGCTTGTGGACAGCGCAGGGATCTACTACGTTTTTTTGTCGAAGTACAAATACAAGCAGCCTTGCAAGATGGTACTATTGACATAAATGAACAAAAGATTTTATTTACGATTGCTGAATCGTTAGGTATGTCAAGATTCCAATTTGAGCAAATGTTAGCGATGATTGCTGCAGCACAACGTTTTCGTTCAGGGCAGTACCAATATGAACAATATTCCTCTCAACAAGATGGAAATTATCAAGGTAGACAAAGTGGATACCAGCAATCCTATAATAAAGGTCCAACTTTAGAAGATGCGTATAGTGTTCTTGGTGTTAATGCTAATAGTGATCAAACTACAGTTAAAAGAGCTTATCGTAAATTAATGAATGAACATCATCCCGATAAATTGGTTGCAAAAGGGTTGCCTCCAGAAATGATGGAAGTCGCCAAGGAAAAAGCACAACAAATTCAAGCTGCTTATGATCTAATTTGTAAAGCTAAAGGGTGGAAGTAA
- a CDS encoding OmpA family protein, with protein sequence MKKLAKVFMIAAPAFVLAACSSSNNDDAAMTTNNTATAQTFGGMSVQDLQTRYNTVYFGFDRYNVEGEYQTLLDAHAEYLNSMNGSVTVAGHADERGTPEYNIALGQRRANAVQGYLASKGATNVSTVSYGEEKPAVLGHTEADYAKNRRAVLEY encoded by the coding sequence ATGAAAAAACTAGCTAAAGTATTTATGATTGCGGCACCAGCTTTTGTTTTAGCAGCATGTAGTAGCTCAAACAATGATGATGCAGCGATGACTACTAATAATACAGCAACAGCCCAAACTTTTGGGGGTATGTCAGTTCAAGATTTACAAACTCGTTATAATACCGTTTATTTCGGTTTTGATCGTTATAATGTTGAAGGTGAATACCAAACATTGTTAGATGCGCATGCAGAATATTTAAATTCTATGAATGGCAGTGTTACTGTTGCAGGTCATGCTGATGAACGTGGTACACCTGAATACAATATTGCATTAGGTCAACGTCGTGCAAACGCTGTACAAGGATATTTAGCATCTAAAGGTGCAACAAATGTTTCAACAGTTTCTTATGGTGAAGAAAAACCAGCAGTATTAGGTCACACAGAAGCTGATTATGCTAAAAACCGTCGTGCAGTATTAGAATACTAA
- the tolB gene encoding Tol-Pal system beta propeller repeat protein TolB, producing MKLFTYFKKCVGFIGCFVAISAMAESDVQILVDGAINTSQPIAVVPFRTNVAIPSDVAQIVSDDLRNSGKFSPIPRGRLPAQPGSAGEVVPEQWSILGTDYVVVGQVDAAGSGYSIAYQLIDVLGTSGFAGNVVSQGAFNVSADQLRLGAHTVSDQIFEKITQIRGAFRTKIAYVVQRGVSSYELRVSDYDGFNAFTLVSSKEPFMSPEWSPDGAKLAYVTFENKKPQVVVHDIRSGKRNVVGALKGHNGAPSFSPDGSQLAFASNQDGLLNIYVANANGGGIRQLTRGQGNNTEPSWSPDGSVILFTSDRGGSPQVYSMNISGGNVSLIGGSGSGKISSDGKNLIMVSSDKIVKRDLISGSTEVLSSTFLDESPSISPNGTMVIYSSTKGVSKVLQLVSADGRFKANLPGVGGQYKFPAWSPYLTKQ from the coding sequence ATGAAATTATTCACGTATTTTAAGAAATGCGTAGGTTTTATTGGCTGTTTTGTTGCTATATCTGCTATGGCCGAATCAGATGTTCAGATTTTAGTAGATGGTGCAATTAATACATCTCAGCCGATAGCAGTAGTACCTTTTAGAACGAATGTAGCAATACCAAGTGATGTGGCTCAAATTGTCTCTGATGATTTACGTAATAGCGGAAAATTTTCTCCTATTCCTAGAGGAAGATTACCGGCACAACCAGGCTCTGCAGGTGAAGTGGTACCAGAACAATGGAGTATTTTAGGAACCGATTATGTTGTTGTTGGGCAAGTAGATGCAGCTGGGAGTGGCTATAGTATTGCTTATCAGTTAATTGATGTATTAGGAACATCAGGATTCGCGGGTAACGTTGTATCTCAAGGTGCTTTTAATGTATCAGCTGATCAACTTCGACTAGGGGCCCATACTGTTAGCGATCAAATTTTTGAAAAAATTACTCAAATTCGTGGTGCATTTAGAACTAAAATTGCTTACGTTGTTCAACGTGGTGTTTCATCATATGAATTAAGAGTTTCAGATTATGATGGATTTAATGCTTTTACTCTCGTTTCAAGTAAAGAGCCATTTATGTCACCAGAATGGTCACCAGATGGGGCAAAATTAGCTTATGTCACATTTGAGAATAAAAAACCTCAAGTTGTTGTTCATGATATACGCAGTGGTAAACGTAATGTTGTAGGGGCTTTGAAAGGACATAACGGAGCACCATCATTTTCACCTGATGGTTCGCAACTTGCATTTGCATCAAATCAAGATGGATTGTTAAATATTTATGTTGCAAATGCCAATGGTGGTGGAATTAGACAATTAACAAGAGGACAGGGAAATAATACAGAGCCAAGTTGGTCACCTGATGGAAGTGTGATTTTATTTACATCAGATCGAGGGGGATCTCCTCAAGTTTATAGCATGAATATATCAGGTGGTAATGTAAGTTTAATTGGAGGAAGTGGTAGTGGAAAAATTTCCTCAGATGGTAAGAATTTAATCATGGTTTCAAGCGATAAAATTGTAAAGCGTGACTTGATTTCAGGTAGCACGGAAGTACTAAGCTCTACGTTTTTAGATGAAAGTCCAAGTATTTCGCCAAATGGTACTATGGTTATTTATAGCTCTACCAAAGGTGTGAGCAAAGTGCTACAATTGGTGTCAGCAGATGGCCGTTTTAAAGCTAACTTGCCGGGGGTAGGTGGGCAGTATAAGTTCCCTGCTTGGTCACCGTATTTGACTAAACAATAA
- the tolA gene encoding cell envelope integrity protein TolA yields MKLKKDRLDIAIIFSVFLHFVLIGLLLIGSFFTKMIQYSAGGSGGDQDSFEAVMVDTGQVAEEYNRLVSPATETVSEKVDVVEKTEAEERPVPETMETEEQVVEVDNSEALKISEQERQQNLEQQKLEQQKAEQERIQQEKQRQQEIAKQQEEARKKLAEQARLKAEAEAKRLEALAKQAEEERKAKAEQEAKAKAEREAKAKAEQEAKAKAEREAKAKAEQEAKARAEREAKAKAEQEAKAKAEQEAKARAEQEAKARAEQEAKAKAEQEAKARAEREAKAKAEQAAKAKAEKEARARDAARAQQLLDGTLGQGSNRTQNGSTGSGGSTGVGRGSAQGNRYLDQISRLLRSKFMNTSGQSCYVRIFIERNGVIKNYQVMSGPTDVCQAATRAIVATGKVPPAPSDAIYQQYSSPTIEFRP; encoded by the coding sequence GTGAAATTGAAAAAAGATAGATTAGACATTGCTATAATTTTTTCTGTATTTTTACATTTTGTATTGATTGGTTTGCTTTTGATTGGCTCTTTTTTCACCAAAATGATTCAATATTCAGCTGGTGGGAGTGGTGGAGATCAAGATAGCTTTGAGGCTGTAATGGTTGATACAGGGCAAGTTGCAGAAGAATATAATCGATTAGTTTCGCCTGCTACTGAAACTGTATCAGAGAAAGTTGATGTTGTAGAAAAAACAGAGGCAGAGGAACGTCCAGTACCAGAAACTATGGAGACTGAAGAACAAGTAGTCGAAGTGGATAATTCAGAAGCTTTAAAAATTTCAGAACAAGAGAGACAGCAAAATTTAGAGCAACAAAAATTAGAACAACAAAAAGCAGAGCAAGAAAGAATACAGCAAGAAAAACAGAGACAGCAAGAAATTGCAAAACAGCAAGAAGAGGCGCGTAAAAAACTTGCTGAGCAAGCTAGATTAAAAGCAGAGGCAGAAGCTAAACGTTTGGAAGCTTTAGCTAAACAAGCAGAAGAGGAACGTAAGGCTAAAGCGGAACAAGAAGCCAAAGCAAAGGCAGAAAGAGAAGCGAAAGCTAAAGCAGAACAAGAAGCGAAAGCAAAGGCAGAAAGAGAAGCGAAAGCTAAAGCAGAACAAGAAGCAAAAGCAAGGGCAGAAAGAGAAGCGAAGGCTAAAGCAGAACAAGAAGCGAAAGCTAAAGCAGAACAAGAAGCAAAAGCAAGGGCAGAACAAGAAGCGAAGGCAAGGGCAGAACAAGAAGCGAAGGCTAAAGCAGAACAAGAAGCAAAAGCAAGGGCAGAAAGAGAAGCGAAGGCTAAAGCAGAACAAGCTGCAAAAGCCAAAGCAGAAAAAGAAGCTAGAGCTAGAGATGCGGCAAGAGCACAGCAGTTACTGGATGGTACCTTAGGACAAGGAAGTAACCGAACTCAAAATGGTTCTACAGGAAGTGGAGGATCCACAGGTGTGGGACGCGGGTCTGCTCAAGGCAATCGATATTTAGATCAAATTAGTCGCTTATTGAGATCTAAATTTATGAATACAAGTGGGCAATCGTGCTATGTGAGAATTTTTATTGAAAGAAATGGCGTGATAAAAAATTATCAAGTGATGAGTGGGCCAACTGATGTTTGCCAAGCAGCAACAAGAGCTATTGTTGCAACAGGAAAAGTACCTCCTGCACCATCCGATGCTATATATCAGCAATATAGTTCACCGACAATTGAATTTAGACCTTAA
- the tolR gene encoding colicin uptake protein TolR, with protein MSRRRERSAIKSEINIVPFLDVLLVLLLIFMATAPIISQSVEVDLPEERHSQSVTNEDKTPVILEIADVGMYKLKIEGNYIQQNSDEYISEQDIVAYAADAFGKDNNTLFLVAGGKDVPYEEVMKGISLLKDAGIKSVGLMTQGK; from the coding sequence ATGTCTCGTCGTCGGGAACGTAGTGCAATTAAATCTGAAATTAATATTGTCCCATTTTTAGATGTATTGCTTGTATTATTATTAATCTTTATGGCAACAGCGCCTATTATCAGCCAGAGTGTTGAAGTTGATTTGCCAGAAGAGAGACATAGCCAGTCAGTTACAAATGAAGATAAAACACCTGTCATTTTAGAAATTGCAGATGTGGGAATGTATAAATTAAAGATAGAAGGGAATTATATTCAACAGAATTCAGATGAGTATATTTCTGAACAAGATATTGTTGCCTATGCAGCAGATGCTTTTGGCAAAGACAATAACACCTTGTTTCTTGTGGCTGGTGGAAAAGATGTTCCTTATGAAGAAGTAATGAAAGGAATTTCCTTATTAAAGGATGCCGGCATAAAGTCAGTTGGTTTGATGACTCAAGGAAAATGA
- the tolQ gene encoding protein TolQ gives MSTEFDLLSLFWEASIVVKIVMFILIAFSIISWAVIIQRSSILNRAKKEALVFEDRFWSGEDLHRLHEGLENRRDGLSGSEQIFYVGFKEYNRLHQSNPDAPESTIQGSTRAMNLALNRELESLESYIPFLGTVGSISPYIGLFGTVWGIMHSFMGLSAVKQATLQSVAPGIAEALIATAIGLFAAIPAVMAYNRLSLRVNKLEQNYINFIDEFTTILHRQAFAKK, from the coding sequence ATGTCAACTGAATTTGACCTGCTTTCGTTATTTTGGGAAGCGAGTATTGTTGTTAAGATTGTAATGTTCATTTTAATTGCATTTTCTATCATATCTTGGGCTGTAATTATTCAACGTAGTAGTATATTAAATCGAGCTAAAAAAGAAGCATTAGTCTTTGAAGATCGTTTTTGGTCTGGTGAGGATTTACATCGATTGCATGAAGGATTAGAAAACCGAAGAGATGGATTAAGCGGATCAGAGCAAATTTTTTACGTAGGATTTAAAGAATATAATCGCTTACATCAATCAAATCCTGATGCTCCAGAATCAACTATTCAGGGTTCTACTAGAGCGATGAATTTAGCTCTAAATAGAGAATTAGAAAGCTTAGAAAGTTATATTCCTTTCTTGGGAACTGTTGGATCCATTAGCCCATATATTGGACTTTTTGGAACTGTTTGGGGAATTATGCACTCTTTTATGGGATTAAGTGCAGTAAAACAGGCGACACTTCAATCCGTTGCGCCAGGGATTGCAGAGGCATTAATTGCAACGGCCATTGGTTTGTTCGCTGCTATTCCTGCAGTTATGGCATATAACCGTTTAAGTTTAAGAGTGAACAAATTAGAACAAAATTATATCAATTTTATTGATGAGTTCACTACAATATTACATCGTCAGGCTTTTGCAAAAAAATAA
- the ybgC gene encoding tol-pal system-associated acyl-CoA thioesterase — protein MQFPIRVYYEDTDAGGVVYHAQYLNFFERARTELLRTLSFSQQRLLSKKIAFVVKKIEIDYKLAAHLDDMLIVETEIVKLKKASIIFRQKLWRDEECLNEATVVVACVNLEKMKPIVIPDVILIQLQAVGSF, from the coding sequence ATGCAATTTCCTATTCGTGTATATTATGAAGATACTGATGCAGGTGGTGTAGTTTACCATGCTCAATACTTGAATTTTTTTGAACGAGCAAGAACAGAGTTATTACGAACCCTTTCTTTTTCTCAGCAAAGGCTACTTTCAAAGAAGATTGCATTTGTTGTGAAAAAAATTGAGATTGATTATAAGCTTGCAGCGCATTTAGATGATATGTTAATTGTTGAAACTGAGATTGTGAAACTCAAAAAAGCATCTATTATATTTCGACAAAAATTATGGCGTGATGAAGAGTGTTTAAATGAAGCGACTGTAGTGGTTGCTTGTGTTAATTTAGAAAAAATGAAACCAATTGTAATCCCTGATGTCATTTTAATACAATTACAAGCGGTTGGATCCTTTTAA